TTGCGATCATGGGCTCGGCTTATGCAACCGCGGTGATGGGAATACGAGAGCCGAAGGTCGGCCTCCTGAACATCGGTGAGGAACCCGGCAAAGGCAATGCACTTACCAAGAAGGCGCACGAACTGCTCGGCAGACACCTGGACACGTTCATCGGCAACGTGGAGGGAAAGCACCTATTCTCGGGCAAGGTGGACGTAGTGGTGTGCGATGCGTTCGTCGGAAACGTCGTGCTAAAGACCGGCGAGGCCGTGGCGGAGATGATCATGAGCATGATCAAGGACTCACTGCCGAAGAACTTCCTACTACGCCTCCCTCTGCCGCTTCTCCTTGGAGGGTTGGTGGGGCTGAAGCGGAATCTCGACTACTCGGAGTACGGCGGAGCGCCTTTGCTCGGGGTGAACGGGGTGTTCATCATCTGCCACGGGAGGTCCGACTCCCGCGCCATCTGCAACGCAGTGCTACAGGCCGAAGCAGCCGTGAAAAACGGCTTGATTGATAGGATTGGATCTATGGTGACCTCTATGCAATTGGAAACTACGCATGCCTAAGCGCGCCGTCTTCTGCGGCCTCGGGGCAGGCATCCCGGACCGCGTGCTGAGCAACGCGGACCTCGAGAAGTTGGTGGACACGTCGGACGAGTGGATTATGGCTCGCACCGGCATCAAGGAGCGGCGGATCGCCTCGCCAGGCGAGGAGAGTTCGGTGCTGTGCATCCGTGCTGCCAAGGAGGCGCTCGAACAGGCCGAAATGGACCCGCAAGAGGTGGACCTGATCGTGCTGGGGACGGTCACGGGCGAAACCACCTTCCCTTCCACGGCCTGCCGTGTGCAACGTGGCCTCGGCATCGAGCGATGCACTGCATTCGACATCGGCGCGGCTTGCGCGGGATTCGTGTTCGGAGGAGCGATCGCCTCGAGCTTGTTCAACATGGGCACGCACCGAACAGCGTTGGTCATCGGTGTCGAGTTGCTGTCCAAAATCACGGACTACGCCGATCGGAGCACATGCGTGCTGTTCGGCGATGGCGCCGGAGCTGCGGTGTTGCGAGCAGAGGAAGGGGAACGCGGCATCCTGGCAAGCTGCCTCCTGACGGACGGCTCGGGCGCCGATCTGATTCAGTTGTCCTACGGCCTACCCCGCAAGCACCTGGAAGGTGCGCTAGAAACACCCATCCACGGCACGATAACCATGGAGGGGCAAGAAGTGTTCCGTTTCGCGGTCAAGGCTCTTGCCGATGCTTGCTTCCGCAGTCTCGAAATGGCAGGGCTCACACCCGCCGATGTAGACCTGTTCGTTCCACACCAGGCCAATCTCCGAATCATTCGATCCTCCATGGAGAAGCTCGAGCTGGACGAGGACCGTGTCTTTCTCAACATCGAGAAGTACGGGAACACCTCATCGGCATCCATTCCTATCGCACTGTGGGAGGCGGAGCGCGCGGGCCGGATCAAACGGGGGGACATCGTACTAACGGTCGGCTTCGGCGCCGGCCTCGCTTGGGGGGCGAACGTCATCCGCTGGTGACCTGACATGAGCCTTCTCGGCCTCGACGTGGGCACAACCGGGGCAAAGGCAATCGTGTTCGCTGAGGACGGCAGGGCTCTCGGCGCCGGCTATCGCGAGTACCCACTATTGCAGCCGCAGCCCGGCTGGGCGGAGCTGGACCCCGAGCTAGTCTGGCGCGCGGTGTGCGAGGCGGTGCGACAGGCTGTCTCGTTAGCAGGTAGCTCTGATCCGGTGCAGGCACTTGCCGTCAGCAGTCAGGGTGAGGCGGTCGTGCCGGTGGACGAGCAAACGCGGCCCCTGGCTAACAGCGCGGTGTCCTTCTGCACCCGGACGATGGGCTACGAGCGAATGTGGGAAGGGCGTCTCTCGGAGCGAGACCTCTACCAGATCACCGGACAGAAGCTCTCGCACATCTACACCGCGATGAAGCTGATGTGGCTCCGCGATCACGAGCCCGGCGCTTTCAGAGAGGCCCGGCGGTTCCTGTGCTACGGGGACTACGTCCTGGCCCGTATGGGCGGGGAGCCTGCGATTGACTTCAGCAACGCGGCGCGCACCTTCTGCTTCGACGTGCGCCGGGCGTGCTGGTCGGACGAGGTGCTCGAGGGCACCGGAATCGACCCCGACCGACTTGCACACCCCCTGCCGTGCGGAACACCCGTCGGCACGATCGCCAAGGAAGTGGCTGTGGATCTGCGGCTGCCGGACGATACCGTCCTCGTGGTCGGCGCACACGACCAGCCTGCGGGCGCGCTGGGGGCAGGGGTGGTCGCGGTGGGAATGGCCGTGGACTCCATCGGCACCGTCGAGTGCCTCACGGCCGCCTCCGACCGGCTGGTGCTGAACGACGCGGCGTTCGCCTCCGGCTTTCCCTGCTATGCACATGCAGTGCCCAGTCGCTACGTGAGCCTGGCATGGGTGTTCTCGGGTGGTTCCATCCTGCGCTGGTTTCGGGACACGCTGTGCCGAGGCGTGGTGGCGGAGGCTGATGCAGTAGGAGCAGACCCTTACGACCTGCTGCTGAGCGATGCGCCCGACGGTCCGTCCGAGGTCCTGCTCCTTCCCTACTTCGCCGGTTCGGCGACTCCGAACTACGACTCGAATGCGAAGGGCGCCATCGTCGGGCTGACGCTTTCGACGACGCGAGGCGAGTTGGTCAAGGCTGCCCTGGACGGCATCTCCTATGAGATGCGGCTGCTGCTCGACCTGTGGGACGGCGCGGGGATCCCGGTCGAGCGGGTACGAGCGGTCGGC
This sequence is a window from Fimbriimonadia bacterium. Protein-coding genes within it:
- a CDS encoding ketoacyl-ACP synthase III; its protein translation is MPKRAVFCGLGAGIPDRVLSNADLEKLVDTSDEWIMARTGIKERRIASPGEESSVLCIRAAKEALEQAEMDPQEVDLIVLGTVTGETTFPSTACRVQRGLGIERCTAFDIGAACAGFVFGGAIASSLFNMGTHRTALVIGVELLSKITDYADRSTCVLFGDGAGAAVLRAEEGERGILASCLLTDGSGADLIQLSYGLPRKHLEGALETPIHGTITMEGQEVFRFAVKALADACFRSLEMAGLTPADVDLFVPHQANLRIIRSSMEKLELDEDRVFLNIEKYGNTSSASIPIALWEAERAGRIKRGDIVLTVGFGAGLAWGANVIRW
- the plsX gene encoding phosphate acyltransferase PlsX translates to MRLAIDAMGGDHAPREVVSGVLAAASNVAGELILVGQPSLIQEHLPRSVPSNVHIHPAAEVVTMHESPMDAVRRKRDSSLAVAVKLVEEGECDGVVSAGNTGAATALAKLRWKSIPGVHRPAIATQIPSSKGKFVLLDSGATVDCSAADLLDFAIMGSAYATAVMGIREPKVGLLNIGEEPGKGNALTKKAHELLGRHLDTFIGNVEGKHLFSGKVDVVVCDAFVGNVVLKTGEAVAEMIMSMIKDSLPKNFLLRLPLPLLLGGLVGLKRNLDYSEYGGAPLLGVNGVFIICHGRSDSRAICNAVLQAEAAVKNGLIDRIGSMVTSMQLETTHA